The Chryseobacterium geocarposphaerae genome window below encodes:
- a CDS encoding radical SAM/SPASM domain-containing protein gives MFRNSYYRIKTDAGNDTVLYFSTRSGETIALESDTAAIYEREDYDSLPENIFSKLLSTYLIVPSQENELEEVIQENKNSILDSKTLYQVIQPTANCQLGCGYCGQNHTKALLNEGQMDAILERLKYKLENEHSYNTLEIGWFGAEPLMALSNIKSMTPRLKELADKHNLGYSSKMVTNGLSLKLNVFLDLVKNHHIRFFEITLDGTEEFHDKRRFLKSGEKSYKIIMENLISILNHEEFDKLNAVISIRCNVDKMNDEAAILLIDELKNLGLHKKITNFYVAPIHSWGNDAHLKSLEVENFADKEIEWLMYCLKNEFSSASILPQRKKQTCMAVDPKAELVDAYGNIYNCTEISYVPSYDDAGYILGNLDTLSPDDLLPKRDFINWYDLIRENKSNSPCHTCKILPICGGACPKTWKEGIFSCPPIKFNIEDRIALSYLISQKGAEVFETF, from the coding sequence ATGTTTAGAAACTCATATTACAGGATAAAAACAGACGCTGGAAATGATACCGTTCTGTATTTCTCGACCAGAAGTGGAGAAACGATAGCATTAGAAAGTGATACTGCAGCGATATATGAAAGAGAAGACTATGACAGTTTACCCGAGAATATCTTTTCAAAATTATTGTCAACTTATTTAATTGTTCCCAGCCAGGAGAACGAATTGGAAGAGGTAATACAGGAAAATAAAAATTCAATTTTAGACAGTAAAACATTATATCAGGTTATACAGCCTACAGCCAACTGTCAGTTGGGATGCGGATATTGCGGGCAAAACCATACTAAAGCACTTCTGAATGAGGGGCAAATGGATGCGATACTGGAGAGGCTGAAATATAAATTAGAAAATGAACATTCATATAATACATTAGAAATTGGATGGTTTGGCGCAGAGCCTTTAATGGCTTTAAGTAATATAAAAAGTATGACTCCGCGATTAAAAGAACTGGCTGATAAACATAACTTAGGATATTCTTCTAAGATGGTAACCAACGGCCTTTCTTTGAAGCTGAATGTTTTTTTAGATTTGGTTAAAAATCATCATATCCGGTTTTTTGAAATCACTTTAGATGGTACAGAGGAGTTTCATGATAAGAGAAGGTTTCTGAAATCAGGCGAAAAGAGTTATAAGATCATTATGGAAAACCTTATCAGCATCTTAAACCATGAGGAATTTGATAAATTAAACGCGGTCATCAGTATTCGATGTAATGTTGACAAAATGAATGATGAAGCAGCCATTCTTTTGATTGATGAATTAAAGAATTTAGGACTTCATAAGAAAATTACAAACTTTTATGTTGCGCCCATTCACTCATGGGGTAATGATGCTCACTTAAAATCTTTAGAAGTTGAAAATTTTGCAGATAAAGAAATTGAATGGTTAATGTACTGTCTGAAAAATGAATTTAGTTCCGCTTCTATCTTACCGCAAAGAAAAAAGCAGACCTGTATGGCTGTTGATCCCAAAGCGGAATTAGTGGATGCTTATGGAAATATTTATAATTGTACAGAGATATCATATGTTCCTAGTTATGATGATGCTGGTTATATATTAGGAAACCTGGATACTTTATCACCAGACGATTTATTACCGAAAAGAGATTTCATCAACTGGTATGATTTGATTAGAGAAAACAAATCGAACTCTCCGTGTCATACATGTAAAATACTTCCTATTTGCGGAGGAGCATGTCCTAAAACTTGGAAGGAGGGGATTTTCTCTTGCCCACCCATCAAATTTAATATTGAAGACAGAATAGCATTATCCTATTTGATTTCTCAAAAAGGAGCGGAGGTTTTTGAAACTTTTTAA
- a CDS encoding outer membrane beta-barrel protein codes for MIKENNKRYFTVILALMATGMFAQTNENKISDNAVDTIKAKEIQEVLIKAQKKKQFSDHANYTFDKEALEKARHSKDLLITLPELQLDPISNTVISIKGGRILFLINGVEATDNQIKSVAPTNVVRVEYFDIPPARYLQRADTVVNIITKNPEVGYSFGADLTSAFTTGFVNGSAYGGYTKGKNDFGLEYTINLRDYNNRIVDKTYEYDLNQIHYRSAEQQKDHFGYTYQNIGLRYSNTDSGKYVFQAKLNMILNSSFLKGTGQSIFTMNNNDELHHTVHNSNSNYTNPTLDLYYSKNIGKKDELSLNVIGSYFNTKSYQFDHEWKVGNYTDIFNNDMNLKAKQTGIVGEIAHVHNFEKGKLSSGYRVSNTSIDNDLVNLLGAAKYSVNYLEQYLYTEYSGKKDKLSYRLGIGLTQIHNKSAQITQDDWAPTPKVVLSYELPKNQFLRFVTQYTSQSPFASALSSNVVQVVPNIVQKGNPYLKTQHVFKNSLIYSFSSKYFDLNTTFFYNIADKYFAQFYQLDPETEGYALTYENAESYSEKGVQISGSIKPFGNSLLVLKTYIAPTATKLTSVNGTEYTRNFVRNNFALISQYKNFSAYYQFNIPVFSLNGSFLTKDENQSHFLIAYQHRSWTFTTGMYWVGTPSKYYTKSLPGDWVAYTNKTNIYNNKNMFVLGLSYDFSSGKKLQIQKKLNNSTAPASTF; via the coding sequence ATGATAAAAGAGAATAATAAACGATATTTTACGGTGATCTTAGCATTGATGGCAACAGGTATGTTTGCACAGACTAATGAAAATAAAATATCAGACAATGCAGTTGATACTATAAAAGCTAAAGAAATTCAAGAGGTACTTATTAAAGCCCAAAAGAAGAAACAGTTTTCGGATCACGCAAATTATACTTTTGACAAAGAAGCTCTTGAAAAAGCCAGACATTCTAAAGATTTGCTTATTACACTGCCTGAGTTGCAACTTGATCCTATTTCTAATACGGTGATAAGTATTAAAGGAGGAAGAATCCTGTTTCTTATCAATGGAGTTGAGGCTACCGATAACCAAATTAAAAGTGTTGCACCAACAAATGTTGTAAGAGTAGAGTATTTTGATATTCCGCCTGCAAGGTATTTACAAAGAGCAGATACGGTTGTGAATATCATTACAAAAAATCCGGAAGTTGGATATTCATTCGGGGCGGATCTGACTTCTGCATTTACAACGGGCTTTGTTAATGGCTCTGCGTATGGTGGCTATACAAAAGGGAAAAATGATTTCGGCTTGGAATATACCATCAATCTTAGGGATTATAATAATAGGATTGTTGATAAGACGTATGAATATGATCTGAATCAAATTCATTACCGCTCTGCAGAGCAGCAAAAAGATCATTTTGGATATACTTATCAAAATATAGGATTACGATATTCGAATACTGATTCAGGTAAGTATGTATTTCAGGCAAAATTGAATATGATTTTGAATTCAAGTTTTTTAAAAGGAACAGGGCAAAGTATATTTACAATGAATAATAATGATGAACTGCATCATACCGTTCATAATAGCAATTCTAATTATACGAACCCTACTTTGGATCTTTACTATTCTAAAAACATTGGAAAAAAAGATGAATTGAGCTTGAATGTCATAGGTTCCTATTTCAATACAAAATCTTATCAGTTTGACCATGAATGGAAAGTCGGTAATTATACGGATATTTTCAATAATGATATGAATTTGAAAGCGAAGCAAACCGGAATTGTAGGGGAAATCGCGCATGTTCATAATTTTGAAAAAGGAAAATTAAGTTCAGGATATCGGGTCTCCAATACCTCAATTGATAACGATCTGGTCAATCTTTTAGGGGCAGCAAAATATTCTGTAAATTATTTAGAACAATACCTTTACACTGAGTACTCCGGTAAAAAGGATAAGCTTTCTTATAGGTTGGGAATAGGGCTTACTCAAATTCACAATAAGAGTGCACAAATTACACAGGATGATTGGGCTCCAACCCCGAAAGTGGTTTTGAGCTATGAATTACCTAAAAATCAGTTTTTGAGATTTGTTACTCAATATACTTCTCAAAGTCCTTTCGCATCAGCTTTAAGTAGTAATGTTGTACAGGTTGTGCCCAATATTGTCCAGAAGGGAAATCCTTATCTTAAGACACAGCATGTTTTCAAAAATAGTCTAATTTATTCTTTCAGTAGTAAATATTTTGATTTAAATACTACGTTTTTTTATAATATTGCTGACAAATATTTTGCGCAGTTTTATCAATTAGATCCAGAAACAGAAGGATATGCATTAACTTATGAAAATGCCGAAAGCTATAGTGAGAAAGGAGTTCAGATCAGTGGTTCCATAAAACCTTTCGGAAATAGTTTGCTTGTTCTCAAAACTTATATTGCACCTACTGCCACAAAACTGACTTCCGTAAACGGAACGGAGTATACAAGGAATTTTGTAAGGAATAATTTTGCATTAATCTCTCAATACAAAAATTTTTCTGCCTATTATCAATTCAATATCCCGGTCTTTTCTTTAAATGGTTCTTTCCTTACTAAAGACGAAAACCAAAGTCATTTCCTTATAGCTTACCAACATAGGAGCTGGACTTTCACAACCGGTATGTACTGGGTAGGAACACCTTCTAAGTATTATACGAAAAGTTTACCCGGTGATTGGGTAGCATATACTAATAAAACAAATATCTATAATAACAAAAACATGTTTGTATTAGGATTGAGCTATGATTTCTCTAGTGGGAAAAAACTGCAGATTCAAAAGAAACTGAATAATAGTACAGCTCCGGCCAGTACTTTCTAA
- a CDS encoding peptidase domain-containing ABC transporter, whose translation MRFIAQYDQMDCGPACLAMVSSHYGKNFSLQDLRSKSFITKEGVSLLGICEAAENTGYKTIALKTESEGFSKELLPCILHWNQNHFVVLYKISKNIITGKRTYKIADPGHGFVSLSEEKFKKSWISEGNKGIALFLEPTEDFYQHTPLQEETLSIKYLLKYLKPHQKQIYWMLLLLTLGTLITLIFPILTQKLIDEGVNKKNLSIIVYILLAQLAFFLGNIVINIFRNWIILVVGTKINIQIISDFLKKLLKLPIKFFDTKLMGDFSQRIQDHERIENFLTSQSLLTLFSIITFTAFFGILWYYDVRILTVYMVLTTVSVLWSLYWMKKRKILDYFRFQQRSENQESIYEIINGVSEMKLNQFEDFKRKEWESIQEKLFKINIRILKLDQIQLSGFEFINQLKNIIVTFLSAYFVIQGYMTLGALLSVSYIIGQMNSPVNQLISFFRSLQDAKLSLARLNEVQNNPEEEQEKQVPLLSKKYTEQNGIEKGIYFKDVSFQYEGPQSPYVLKNINLFIPEGKVTAIVGASGSGKTTLMKMLLKFYEPVSGEITFNHLNINDISPIDLRKNCGVVMQDGYIFSDTIERNIATSDEDIDYNRIEQALQTANINSFVDGLPLGLSTKIGASGNGISGGQKQRVLIARAVYKNPHFIFFDEATSALDAENEKIIHDNLQSFFKGKTVIIVAHRLSTVKNADQIIVLKNGEIAEQGNHQSLVDKKADYYNLVKNQLELGS comes from the coding sequence ATGCGTTTCATTGCCCAATATGATCAAATGGACTGTGGTCCTGCCTGTTTAGCTATGGTGTCTTCTCATTATGGTAAAAATTTCAGTTTACAGGATTTAAGAAGTAAAAGTTTTATAACTAAAGAAGGCGTATCATTATTAGGAATTTGTGAAGCTGCTGAAAATACAGGCTATAAAACTATAGCACTTAAAACAGAGAGTGAGGGATTTTCAAAAGAACTTTTACCCTGCATTCTTCATTGGAATCAGAATCACTTTGTCGTTCTTTACAAAATTTCTAAAAACATTATTACAGGCAAACGTACTTATAAAATTGCAGATCCGGGGCATGGTTTTGTCTCTTTAAGTGAAGAAAAATTTAAAAAATCCTGGATTTCGGAAGGAAATAAGGGAATCGCTTTATTTTTAGAACCGACCGAAGATTTTTATCAGCATACCCCTTTACAGGAAGAAACACTTTCCATTAAATATTTATTGAAATATTTAAAACCTCATCAAAAGCAAATCTATTGGATGCTTTTGTTGCTTACTTTAGGTACACTTATTACTTTAATATTTCCCATTCTTACTCAGAAATTGATAGATGAGGGGGTAAATAAAAAAAATCTTTCTATCATAGTATATATCCTGTTGGCACAATTGGCTTTCTTTTTGGGAAACATTGTGATCAATATTTTCCGGAACTGGATTATTCTTGTTGTTGGAACAAAAATAAACATTCAGATTATTTCTGATTTCCTTAAAAAACTACTGAAACTTCCGATTAAATTTTTTGATACCAAGCTGATGGGAGACTTTAGTCAACGGATTCAGGATCATGAAAGGATTGAAAATTTTCTTACCTCACAAAGTCTCCTGACGTTGTTTTCAATTATTACATTTACAGCCTTCTTCGGAATCTTGTGGTATTATGATGTAAGAATATTAACTGTTTATATGGTGCTTACCACAGTTTCAGTACTCTGGTCTCTTTACTGGATGAAGAAGCGTAAAATTTTGGATTACTTCCGTTTTCAACAGCGAAGCGAAAATCAGGAATCTATCTATGAAATCATTAATGGTGTTTCCGAAATGAAGCTTAATCAATTTGAGGACTTTAAACGAAAAGAATGGGAGAGTATCCAAGAAAAACTATTTAAAATAAATATCAGAATTCTAAAATTAGATCAGATACAACTTTCAGGTTTCGAATTTATAAACCAGCTCAAAAACATTATCGTTACTTTTCTTTCTGCCTATTTTGTGATACAAGGCTATATGACTTTAGGGGCATTGCTCAGCGTTTCCTATATTATTGGTCAGATGAATTCGCCTGTAAACCAGCTGATAAGTTTTTTTCGCTCTTTACAGGATGCAAAATTAAGTTTGGCAAGGCTGAATGAAGTTCAGAATAATCCTGAAGAAGAACAGGAAAAACAAGTGCCATTATTAAGTAAAAAATATACGGAACAAAACGGGATTGAAAAAGGAATTTATTTTAAAGACGTTTCCTTTCAGTATGAAGGTCCTCAATCGCCTTATGTTTTAAAAAACATTAATCTGTTTATCCCGGAAGGTAAAGTGACTGCCATTGTAGGAGCCAGTGGAAGTGGTAAAACGACTCTCATGAAAATGCTTTTGAAGTTTTATGAGCCTGTTTCCGGAGAAATTACTTTTAATCATCTCAATATTAATGATATATCGCCAATAGATTTAAGAAAGAACTGTGGTGTTGTCATGCAGGACGGTTATATTTTTTCAGATACCATCGAAAGAAATATCGCGACAAGTGATGAAGATATTGACTACAATAGAATTGAACAAGCACTGCAAACCGCTAATATTAACTCCTTTGTTGATGGATTGCCGTTAGGATTGAGCACTAAAATCGGTGCTTCAGGTAACGGAATCTCAGGTGGACAAAAACAAAGAGTTTTAATTGCAAGAGCAGTCTATAAAAACCCGCATTTTATTTTCTTCGATGAAGCCACTTCTGCATTAGATGCTGAAAATGAAAAAATAATTCATGATAATCTTCAGTCTTTTTTCAAAGGAAAGACCGTAATTATTGTTGCACACAGACTGAGCACCGTAAAAAATGCCGATCAGATTATTGTATTGAAGAATGGAGAAATTGCTGAACAAGGAAACCATCAGAGTTTGGTTGATAAAAAGGCTGATTATTATAATTTAGTGAAAAATCAGTTGGAACTTGGGAGTTAA
- a CDS encoding GIN domain-containing protein, whose protein sequence is MIKSELSLNDNVFNEINIKNFGKVFLSKGKANSFIIERNSDDDKYIDFKIVDGVVFLNSVHSTEESKKDNYNIYLTVKNENISINALNLGSFQTEDKADFKTIKLKIINCGHINLLVASQSLFLDLQNVFSLKIGGQTDALTLQKNNVILSNLRKLKVKNN, encoded by the coding sequence ATGATAAAAAGTGAACTCAGCTTAAATGACAATGTTTTCAATGAAATTAACATTAAGAATTTCGGAAAGGTATTTCTTTCAAAGGGAAAGGCAAACTCTTTTATAATAGAAAGGAATTCAGATGACGATAAGTATATTGACTTCAAAATAGTCGATGGTGTAGTCTTTCTCAATTCAGTTCATAGCACTGAAGAAAGTAAAAAGGATAATTACAATATTTATCTTACTGTTAAAAATGAAAACATTTCAATAAATGCCTTGAATCTAGGATCGTTTCAAACTGAAGATAAAGCCGATTTTAAAACAATTAAACTTAAAATCATTAACTGCGGTCATATAAATTTACTTGTTGCATCCCAGTCTTTATTCCTTGATCTTCAAAATGTGTTTTCCTTGAAAATTGGCGGTCAAACGGATGCATTAACTTTACAAAAGAATAATGTGATACTTAGTAATTTGAGAAAACTTAAGGTTAAAAATAATTAA
- a CDS encoding AraC family transcriptional regulator: MTEQIQGYRDATFFSPDKGTKLKYADSAIAIAKKTDNKELTSTVYLLKGSLYYFYYKNYQSALAEYLKAYQYSKDSKDDYLTYKIIYQMGLVKSYLGYYHEAIEHFKESISYFEAKTKGDYHPNALYNAQKGYLNSLHQLAVCYKNTQDYKKADSIINIGLHISSKSTDFSLEKAYFLKCKGISEFNHKNYNASRNFLLQALPVLNKNEDFYWSSVSDFYIGKNYLSLGKEDFAIKQFEKVDSIFQKRKFIVPELLENYHFLIKYYQKKKNVEKELEYSKKLLKADSIFSKDFNYLSARIHKDYDKQILEESKTKLEARNKLNIGTIILLVSVLILLAILAWRFYNNAQSIKLKYHELEKKLQQQTKPVLPSYENITNYGKSVLSEDIFMDLQNKLKEFEATGNFKENGLTIDQLATTFRTNKSYLSQYINDVKGMNFSKYLSTLRINYITKLMYENPQYLRLKIQGLANECGISSRQNFSDLFLEINNIRPTDFIKQRRKELEEGKISGSAGS, encoded by the coding sequence TTGACCGAACAAATCCAGGGATATAGGGATGCTACATTTTTCTCTCCGGATAAAGGAACAAAATTAAAATATGCTGATAGTGCCATAGCTATTGCAAAAAAAACGGATAATAAAGAATTAACATCTACAGTCTATCTTCTAAAAGGCAGTCTGTATTATTTTTACTATAAAAATTATCAATCCGCTTTAGCAGAATATTTAAAAGCTTACCAATATTCTAAAGACAGTAAGGATGATTACCTTACTTATAAGATCATTTACCAGATGGGACTGGTAAAAAGTTATTTAGGATATTATCATGAGGCCATTGAACATTTTAAAGAAAGTATTTCCTATTTTGAAGCAAAAACAAAAGGAGACTACCATCCTAATGCTTTATATAATGCCCAAAAAGGCTATCTCAACAGCTTACATCAACTTGCAGTATGCTATAAAAATACACAGGATTACAAGAAAGCGGATTCTATAATCAATATAGGATTACACATTTCTTCCAAGTCAACAGACTTTTCTTTAGAAAAGGCATACTTTCTGAAATGTAAAGGCATTTCTGAATTTAATCATAAAAACTATAATGCCTCCCGCAATTTTTTACTACAAGCATTGCCCGTATTAAATAAAAATGAGGATTTTTATTGGTCATCCGTCTCCGATTTTTATATTGGAAAAAATTATTTGAGCTTAGGAAAAGAAGATTTTGCAATAAAACAATTTGAAAAAGTGGATTCTATTTTTCAAAAAAGAAAATTTATTGTCCCCGAACTTCTTGAAAATTATCATTTTCTGATTAAATATTATCAGAAGAAAAAGAATGTTGAAAAGGAACTTGAGTACTCAAAAAAACTTTTGAAAGCAGATAGTATTTTTAGCAAAGATTTCAATTATTTGTCCGCAAGAATCCATAAAGATTACGATAAGCAAATCCTGGAAGAGTCTAAAACTAAATTGGAAGCCCGTAATAAACTAAATATTGGAACTATTATACTTCTTGTTTCAGTATTGATTTTGTTGGCTATACTAGCCTGGAGGTTTTACAATAATGCACAATCAATAAAGCTGAAGTACCATGAATTAGAAAAAAAACTTCAACAGCAAACAAAGCCAGTTTTACCTTCTTACGAAAATATAACTAATTATGGAAAGTCTGTATTGAGTGAAGACATATTTATGGATTTACAAAATAAATTAAAAGAGTTCGAAGCTACAGGAAATTTCAAGGAAAATGGGTTAACAATTGACCAGCTTGCCACTACTTTCCGTACCAACAAGTCTTATCTTTCACAATATATCAATGATGTAAAAGGAATGAACTTCAGCAAATATCTTTCCACTCTTCGCATCAATTATATTACTAAATTAATGTATGAAAATCCCCAGTATCTGCGCTTAAAAATACAAGGATTAGCAAATGAGTGTGGAATAAGTTCCCGTCAAAACTTTTCAGATCTCTTTCTGGAAATCAATAATATTCGTCCTACAGATTTCATTAAGCAAAGAAGAAAAGAATTAGAAGAAGGGAAAATATCCGGCTCAGCCGGATCTTAG